One genomic window of Conger conger chromosome 9, fConCon1.1, whole genome shotgun sequence includes the following:
- the LOC133137472 gene encoding lactose-binding lectin l-2-like, protein MVSFPMAKLILVAALSCPTFAQKCENACPPGWKSFNYHCYRYFGFLMDWAQAERYCVGQGGNLASVHSQVEYNFLQKLTKNTLPFWIGLTDCQREGYWIWSDGSKLDFRHWNSREPNNLNRNEDCVHANWAVQKKWNDIPCSNRYRFVCSKLQEGEK, encoded by the exons ATGGTCTCCTTCCCAATGGCAAAGCTCATTCTTGTGGCTGCTCTTTCCTGCCCAACTTTTG CACAAAAGTGTGAGAATGCCTGCCCTCCCGGCTGGAAAAGCTTTAATTATCACTGCTACAGGTATTTTGGATTTCTCATGGACTGGGCCCAAGCTGAG AGATACTGTGTTGGACAAGGAGGAAACCTGGCCTCAGTGCACAGCCAAGTGGAATATAACTTTCTCCAGAAGCTCACTAAGAACACCCTTCCATTCTGGATAGGACTGACAGACTGTCAGAGG GAGGGTTACTGGATTTGGTCAGATGGATCTAAACTGGACTTTCGCCACTGGAATTCTAGGGAGCCAAACAATTTAAATAGAAACGAGGACTGTGTGCATGCAAACTGGGCTG TGCAGAAAAAGTGGAATGACATCCCCTGCTCAAATCGGTACAGATTTGTCTGTTCCAAGCTTCAAGAAGGAGAGAAGTGA